The Leifsonia poae region CACCCCCGCGACCGTCCCGACGACCCGATGCACCGCGCGGGAGATCGAATGCGCGGCCCGCGCGGGCGGGATCACCGCGACGAGACTCACGACCGCCCAATAGGCATGGCCGAGGCCGAACAGCAGAGCGACCCCTCCGGCGATCACGACGCCGACGACGTTCTGCGCGATCGCCAGCCAGACCCGCCCATCCCGAACAGCCCCACGATCCACGACCGGGCGCCGAGTGAGGTCTTTGAAGAGCTGAGCCCCCACCGTGCCGTTCGGCGAATCGCTCGGCGCCGAATCGCTCGGCGCCGACTCGCGCGACACGTGCGAGGCCCGCCGCGCATCAGCCCGAGCACGCAGGTGCCGAACGCCCCAACCAGACATCGTCAACAGCCACGAGAAGGCGGCGGCGGCCGCGGCGAGGCCGAGACGCAGGCCCACCTCCGAACCGGGGGTCGGGATCGCGCCGCACACCAGCAGCGCGAAGACGAAGAACAGCGGTTGGGCGGGCAACAACTGGAAGGTCGCGGCGAGCAGGATGCCGGCCGCCACGACGACGAGGAGCGCCGGGATGAGCAACCACAGCGGCTCGCCCGCCAGGGCGACCAGAACGCCCAACGCGATAGCGACGAGAAGAGCCACCCCGGCAACGGAAACACTGCGGATGCGCAACCGGTACGGCTCGTTGCGTCCGTACAGGGCGGTGAACGCGCCGAACGTGGCATACGCTGCCAAATCGAGACGGTCAACCGCGAGCAGGATGAGCAGCGGCACGGCCACGGCGAGAGCAGCGCGCGCCCCCACCTCGATGCTGACAGGAGCAGGCGAGGCCGATACGCCCGCGGTCGGCATCAGAGCTTTTCGATCGGAGCGATCTTGATGAGGAGCTTCTTCGCGCCCACCTTCTCGAACTGCACATGAGCCACCCGTTTGGCGCCCTCACCGGTCACATTCGTCACACGGCCGTCACCGAAATCCGTGTGGCGGATGCGGTCGCCCGAGACGAGCTCGAGGTCACCGTTGTCGCGCACCTGACCCGTCACCCGGTTGGGCCACTCGGCTTTCGGGCGGGAGGCGGCACCCGACGAGAACCCGCTCGACGTCAGGCTGTCGTTCCACCGCGAACCGGTGCCGCCGGCCAGACCAGGCTTGCGTGCGTTGAGCGCACGCGACTGCGTTCCACCGCGGCCATTGGCCATGCCGGGCGACTGCTTCCACTCGATGAGATCGGCCGGGATCTCCTGAAGATACCGGCTGGGCATGGCGACCGCGGTCTCACCGAACTGGGCCCGGGTCATCGCCAACGACAAGAACAGCCGCTTCTTGGCCCGAGTGATGCCCACATAGAACAACCGGCGCTCCTCGGCCGGGCCGCCCGGCTCGTTGGCAGACATGCGGTGGGGAAGAAGATCCTCCTCGATGCCGGTGAGGAAGACCGCGTCATATTCGAGGCCTTTCGCCGTGTGCAAGGTCATCAGCGAGACCGTGCCACTGGAGTCGTCGATCTCATCGGCGGCCGCCACCAGCGAGACCTCGGTGAGGAAGTCAACCAGACCGCCGTCCGGGTTATTGCGCGCGAACTCGCGGGTCACGGCCACGAGCTCGTCCACGTTCTCGGCGCGGGCCTCGTCTTGCGGGTCGCGGCTGTTGCGCAGCACATCGAGGTAGCCGCTCCTGTCGAGCAGGAAAGAGAGGATGTCGGCGACGGCGGAGACACCCGCCGGATTCGCCGGGTCGATCATGGCGGCGGCCTCGTCGAGCAGCGCGGACAACTGCAGGATCGCCGCCGTGACTTTGGGACCGAGACCGAGCGACCCGGCGTCGCGCATCGCCTGCCGGAACGTGACCCCGTTGTCGTCCGCATAGCTGCCGAGCTGGGTCTCGGTGGCCGGACCGATACCGCGTTTCGGCGTGTTCAGAATGCGCCGCAGAGCGAGCATGTCGTCGGGGTTGGCCACCGTGATCAGGTAGGCCATCGCATCCTTGATCTCGGCACGCTCGTAGAACTTCGTTCCACCCATGATGCGGTACGGCAGCGCGGACCGGATGAAGATCTCTTCGAGCGCACGGGTCTGGGCGTTGGTGCGGTAGAAGACGGCGATGTCTTTGTACGCCATGCCCCCACCGTGCAGCTTCTCGATCTCATCGGCGACGAACTGGGCCTCGTCGTGCCCGGAATACCCCGTGAAGCCGACGATCTTCTCACCGTCGCCCACCGCAGTCCACAGCTTCTTGTCTTTGCGGTCGAAATTGTTGGCGATCACCGAGTTGGCGGCGCTCAGGATGTTCTGGGTCGAGCGGTAGTTCTGCTCCAGCAGCACGACCTTGGCGCCCGGGAAGTCCCGCTCGAACTCCACGATGTTGCGGATGTCGGCACCGCGGAAGGCGTAGATGGACTGGTCGGAGTCGCCGACGACGGTCAGCGAGGCGCCGGGGATGACACCCACCGCATCGCGCATGGACTCGACGTGGTGGCCCTGCGCCTCCAACTCGTCGGCGATGGCGGGCGCGATGGGCATGGTCAGCTCGCGGATGAGGGAGTACTGCGCGTGGTTCGTGTCCTGGTACTCGTCGACCAGGATGTGCCGGAACCGACGCTGGTAAAGCGCGGCGGTCTTCGGAAACGCCCGGAACAGGAAGACGGTCTCGGCGATGAGGTCGTCGAAGTCGAACGCGTTGGCGGAGCGCAGCTGGCGGGTGTACTGCCGGAAGATCTCGAGGAACATAACCTCCTGCGGGTCGCTCAGGTTGGCCGTGCGGGCATACGTCTCGATGTCGGTCAACTCGTTCTTGAGCTTCGAGATGCGGTTGGCGGCCCCAGCGACAGTGAAACCGAGGGTGTCGGCGTCGAGCCCCTTGATGATGCGCTTGAGCAGGGCGCGGCTGTCGCCCGAATCGTAGATGGTGAAACTGTTCGTCTTGCCGATCGTCTCGGCCTCGCGGCGGAGGATGCGAACGCACGCCGAGTGGAACGTCGAGATCCACATCCCCTGGGCCGCGCCACCGAGGAGGGCCTCGACGCGTTCGCGCATCTCGGCCGCAGCCTTGTTGGTGAACGTGATCGCCAGCACTTGGCTCGGCCACGCCTCGCGGCTCTCGATCAACCCGGCGATGCGTCGGGTGAGCACACTCGTCTTGCCCGAGCCGGCGCCGGCGACGATGAGAAGAGCCGCGCCGCGGTATTCGGCCGCCACGCGCTGCTGGGGGTTGAGCCCGGCGAAGAGCCTCTCTTTGGCGGCGTCACCGCCCTCGGCGCCCGAACCGCGTGCAGACCCGGCACCGCGCGCAGAGCCCGCGCCCGCGTCGCCGCCCGACGGCCAGCCGTCGAGGATGATCGGGGTGGCGGAGGGCACAGCGGGGGTGGGCGAAGGACCGGGGTCGGAGAGGCTCGTCATGTCTCCACCGATTTTAGTCGCCGCCACCGTCATCCGCGGTCGCCCGCGAACCGAGGGCACCGACGTGCCCCGCGCACGCCGAAAGCACCGACGACCGGAACCGCCGACTGCACGAGGATGCCGCGGCTCAGTGCCCGTCGCGCACGGCGACGGCGAGATCGGGGTGGTCGGCGAACACCCCGTCCACGCCCGAACGCAGCACAGCGGAATACATCTCCGCCCAATCGCCCCAGGCACTCGTGAGCTCACCGACCCGGAACTCCGGGGGCAGGAACGCGTTCTCGGGCCGAAGCGTCCAGCAGTAGACACCGAGCCCGGCGGAGTGCGCCGAGTCGACGAGGTCGAATGCCAGCGCCTCGTCGTCGTCCGGCGCTGCCGGGACCCGCTTGGTGGGGAGCAGCAGCGAGGTCTCGACGCTGATCCCGTCCACCCGGTCGGCGGGGGCGGCCGACGCGAGCGCGTAGAGGCCCATGGCAGTGAGGTCGTCGCTGTACGCCGGGGCGGCCGAACCGAGCGCCGCCACCCGATCGGCCGGGGCGCCCGCCGCTTCGAGCAGGTAGACACGCCGGCCGCGATGGCCCCGCCGGTAGAGCTGCCCCAGCACCGTCTTCTCGAAGCTCTCGACCACGAGTTCGGGGTTGTCGGCCCAGCCGGCCTCGGCCAGCTCCGCCGAGAACAGTTCGTCCAGAGGCAGGCCGATCGACTCGAAATAAGTGGCGTGTTTGAGCTCGGCGACGATTCCGAGCAAACGAGCGACGTCTTGTGACGCACGGTCGACGATGTCGAAGAGGTCGCGCATCCGCAGAATCGGGTAGCGGCCGTCGAAGGTCGAGCTGGCCTGCCGAACGCCCGCCAGCCTCTCCCTGGCACGCAGAGTGGCCAGCTCCGCCCAGGTGAAGTCCTCGGTGAACCAGCCGGTGAGCCGAGCGCCGTCGATCTCCTTCGTGGTGCGGCGGTCCGCGAACTCGGGATGCGTGGCCACGTCGGTCGTGCCCGAGATCTCGTTCTCGTGCCGCAGCACGAGAACGCCGTCTTTCGTGGCCACCAGGTCGGGCTCGACCGCATCGGCACCGAGCGCGAACGCCAACTCGTATGCCGCCCTCGTGTGCTCGGGGCGGTAGCCCGATGCGCCCCGATGCCCGATCACGAGCGGGGCCGTGTGCGCTCGCATGGACCGATCCTAGCCCGCGCTCGGGGGCTGGTCGCCCGCGCATCCGGGTGACAGAATCGTCCCGTGTCCGCCCCGGAATCATCCGTGCCGTCCCGCTGGCGCGAGCCCGCCACCCGACTCGAGCTGCACTGGGGGCGCTACCGGCCGCGCCTGATCGGGGGTCTCGCCGCGGTCGTGGCCGGAACCGGGCTCATCCTGATGACGAGCGCCTACAGCCTGCCGCTGCTGCTGATCGGCTCCCTGCTGCAGCCGGCCGGGTGGGCGGTGCTGCCGTCCACGATCGGGCGTCGGGTGGCGGTGGTCGTCCCCTGCCTCGGTTTCACCTGGCTCATGCTCGGCGGCTCCGGGTTCGCCTGGTGTTTCACCGTCCCGCTGGCGGCCTGGCTCCTGGTGCGGCTGCGCCCGCTGCTGTCGTTCGTCGTCCTCGTGTTACCGATCGTCTCCAGCCTGATCCTGGCCCGCGTCGTGACCGACTACTGGCAGACCTGGGTGTCGATCCTGGTGAGCACCCTGGTGATCGTGGCGGCGGCCTGGCTGGGCCGGCTCCTCGCCATCCTGGCCGATTCAAGGCAATCTGTCAGACCTCTCAGAAACGCACCGGATAGATTGGACTGAAACGCGGTCATCCCCCGACCCACGACGTGAGCAAGAGGACCAAATGTCTACCTCGAATCCGGCATTTTCGCGAACGCCCGCCTTCCAGAGCGGAGCGACGGCGGCGACACTGAGCGCCGAGAACCTGCAGGAGATGTACGAATCCCCGTCGGCCAACGCGGTCGACACCGACCGCATGACGGTCGAGGACACCGTCGTCAAGACGGCGATCAGCTTCGGCGTCCTGCTCGTCGGCGCCCTCATCGGCTGGGTCGTCCCGGTGCTCTGGATCCCGGCCGCCATCGTCGGCCTGGTGCTGGCGTTCGTCAACATCTTCAAGAACCGTAAGAAGCCGTCGCCGGCGCTCACCCTCGCCTACGCCGGTGCACAGGGTGTCTTCATCGGCGGCATCTCCGTCTTCTACGAGTCGGAGTGGGGCGGCATCGTCCTGCAGGCCGTCATCGGAACGGTCGTCGTGGTCGGCGTCACGCTCGCGCTCTTCGCCAGCGGCAAGATCCGCGCCTCGGCGAAGGCCACCAAGGTCTTCTTCATCGCCATGATCGGCTACCTGCTGTTCTCGGTGATCAACATGATCCTCGTCTGGACGGGCGCCAACAGCGACCCGTGGGGCTTGAGCGGTTCAGTCAAGATCTTCGGCATCCCGCTCGGGCTGGTCATCGGCGTTCTCGTCGTGATCATGTGCGCATACTCCCTCGTGCTCGACTTCGACGCCATCCAGCAGGGCGTGAAGAACCGGGCCCCGCGGGTCTGGGGCTGGGCCGGCGCGTTCGGCATCATGGTCACCGTGATCTGGCTCTACTTCGAGCTGCTCCGCCTCTTCGCCATCGCGCGAAACTAGCGGCACACGAACGAGAAGAAGGGCCGGGATGCGCATCGCATCCCGGCCCTTCCGCCGTTGACGGGGAGGGTCACTCCCACTCGATCGTTCCCGGTGGCTTCGACGTGACGTCGAGCACGACCCGGTTCACACCGTCCACCTCGTTGGTGATGCGGTTGGAGATCTTGGCCAGAACATCGTATGGCAGTCGCGTCCAGTCGGCGGTCATGGCGTCTTCGCTGGAGACGGGGCGCAGCACGATCGGATGGCCGTAGGTGCGCCCGTCGCCCTGCACGCCCACGGAGCGGACATCGGCGAGCAGCACGACCGGGCACTGCCAGATCTCGGCGTCCAGGCCGGCGGCGGTGAGCTCCGCGCGAACGATCGCGTCCGCATCCCGCAGCAGCTCGAGGCGCTCGTGGGTGACCTCGCCGACGATGCGGATGCCGAGACCAGGGCCGGGGAACGGCTGGCGGCCGACGATGACCTCCGGAAGACCGAGCTCACGGCCGATGGCGCGCACCTCGTCTTTGAACAGCGTGCGCAGCGGCTCCACCAGTTCGAACTGGAGGTCTTCCGGCAGGCCGCCGACGTTGTGGTGGCTCTTGATGTTGGCCGTGCCGGTTCCGCCGCCGGACTCGACGACATCCGGGTAGAGGGTGCCCTGCACCAGGAACCGGATGGGGTCGCCCTCGCTGGCCGCCTCGGCGATCAGATCGCTCTGGGCCTGCTCGAAGGTGCGGATGAACTCGCGGCCGATGATCTTGCGCTTGGTCTCCGGGTCGCTCACGCCGGCGAGCGCGTCGAGGAACTGCTTCTCGGCGTCGATCGTGACCAGGCGCACACCGGTGGCCTTGACATAGTCCTCTTCGACCTGCCGACGCTCGTCTTTGCGCAGCAGCCCGTGGTCGACGAAGACGCAGACGAGCTGGTCGCCGACGGCCTTGTGCACGAGGGCGGCCGCCACAGCGGAGTCGACCCCGCCGGAGAGACCGCAGATGACCTTGCCCGAGCCGACCTGGGCACGGATGGCCGCCACCTGGTCGGCGATCACGTTGCCGCTGTTCCAGTCGGCGGGGATGCCGGCGGCGCGGTGCAGGAAGTTCTCGAGCACGGCCTGGCCGTGCGCCGAGTGCTTGACCTCGGGGTGCCATTGCACGCCGTAGAGCTTCCGCTCGTCGTTAGCGAACGCCGCCACGGGTGTGGATGCCGTGGAGGCGAGAACCTGGAAGCCCTCGGGCGCGCGCGACACGGAGTCGCCGTGGCTCATCCAGGCGGTCTGCTCGTCGGGCTGCCCCGCCAGCAAGCTGCCCGCTCCGTGACTGGCCGCGTCGGTGACGGTGACGTCGGTGGAACCGTACTCGCGCTGACCGGTGTGGGCGACCTCGCCGCCGAGGGCGGTCGCCATGACCTGGAAGCCGTAGCAGATGCCGAGCACGGGCACGCCGAGGTCGAAGATCGCCGAGTCGAACTGCGGCGCACCCTCTTCGTAGACGCTCGACGGTCCGCCCGAGAGCACGATGCCGACCGGGTTCTTGGCGGCCACCTCGGCCGCCGTGACGGTGTGCGGCACGATCTCGGAGTAGACGCTCGCCTCGCGGACGCGTCGGGCGATCAGCTGCGCATACTGTGCGCCGAAATCGACGACGAGAACAGGGCGGGTGGCTGCGGGCTCGGTACTAATTTGATGCCTCCACGAGGGTCGCTTCTTCGGCCTCCCGGCCGGCCAGATAAGACTTCACCTGCTTGCTGATGCGGGCTTCGACGAAGAACGACAGGAACGGGATGACACCGCCGAGGGCGATCTCCACGAACTTCACGGCGTTCCACCGCATCAGGCTCCACAGGCGGAAGTCGGAGAACAGGTAGACCACGTACAACCAGCCGTGCGCGATCAGGATGCCGGTGCTGAGGTCGACACCCGTCGGAGCCACTGCCGTCTTCACCGGCACGAAGGCGAACACACCGTAGTTGCTGAACGCGAAGAGCTGGTAGCCGAGGATGTACTTGATGACCATCTCCACGCACAGCAGCAGCAGCATGATGCCGGTCACGTACGCGAAGACCTGGTAGAACTTGAGGGCCCCCCGGATCTTCGGGAAGTCTTCAGGTTTGGGGGCGAGGGGCATGGGTCCAGTCTACTTTCCTAAAGCCGGGCCGCCGGCTCGCGCTCCAGCTCCCGCAGCTCGTCTTCCTTCTCTTTGGCATCCTTCACGAGACGGAACCAGAAGAAGATGGCGAACCCGGCGAACACGATCCATTCGGCGGCGTAGAAGATGTTGAGCCAGTTGAGCGTGCTCCCCTGGATCGGCGGCGGCGAATCGATCTTCACCAGCCCCTCCGGCGGCGTGCGCTCGACGACGTATGCAGAGAACACATCCGTGCCGTCGACTCCGGTCCAGAGGTTGTAGAGCGCCGCGGCCGACATGGTGGACATCACGGTGGGATGCGCCTTGTCGGTGGGCACCACCGGTGCCTCGGTCGGCAGCAGCCGACCGACGATGGTCTGCGAGGTTTGCGGTTCGTTCGCCAGGCGGGCGAGCACCGACTCGGCGGTGGCCTTGTCGGCCGCCCATCCGCGGGCGACGGCCATGGCGACCGGATGCCCGTCGGCATCGTCGCCCTGAACGGTCACGTGGGCCACCACCCACCAGCCGGCGGTGCCGTAGTTCAACCGGCCCTCCAGCAGCTGGTAGTCGGTGGGCACGAACGACCCGGTGAAGGTCACATACTGACCGGTGGCCTTCTCCTCGATCGGACCGTTCGGTTTCGCCACCTGAGCGAGCGGGAGCACGGTCTCGCTCGGAGCGTCGATCACCTTGCCCGACTCGATGGCTCGTTCGAGCTGCCACTGGCCGAGCGCAGCGAAGCCGGCGGCCAGTGCGAGGCAGAGGACGAGCGCACCGATCCAGCGAGGGCGCAACATCATTCGGAACAGCGTCGTCTCTTCGCTGTCGGTGGTCTCGCTAATGGTTCAGTCCCGCTTTCGGTCCCCGGTGATGTCTTGCTGCTGCATGGCCTGGTCGACCACCCGGTCGATGGCCTGCCGGGTGTCGTCGGAGTGCTTGTCCGACTCGAGGTCGGCTGTCGCCGCTTCCACGAGCGCGATCTCCTCGTCGAGCATGGGATCGCGTTCTTTGGTGGCGGAGCGCTTCTTCTTCGATGATTTTCCGGTCCGCAGAATCATCCCACCGATCTTCTCGGAGTTTGCTGCGAGCAGGGGGCCGATGACGGCCATGATGAGCACGTAGAGCCCCGCGAACGGCTGTATTCGCTCATCCAGCCCCGCACTCAACGATAGCGTCGCGAGGATCAGGGCGAACTCTCCGCGGTTCTGGAGGATGACGGTGGTGTTGATTCCCGCTTGCGCGCCCATCCCGTTCAGCCAGGCCACGAACTGGCCGGCGAGGATGTTGAGCACGATCGTGAGCACCACGGCCAGCAACACAGGCACGACCACGTCAGGGAACTTCGCGGGGTTGAGTGCGAGACCGAAGTTGAGGAAGAAGAAGGCGGCGAACACGTCGCGCAACGGGATGGCGATCTGCTCGATCTTCTTGCGGTACTTCGTGGCACCGAGGACGAGCCCGATCAGGAACGCGCCGATCGCATCCGTGACCCCGAGCACCTCGCCGATGCCGGCGAACAGCACCGCGAAGCCGAAGAACAGGATGGTGAAGAGTTCGTCGTCTTTGGTGTGGAACAGCCGCGAAACATACCGCCCGCCCCACCGCGCGATGGTGAACATCACCACGAGGAAGGTGAACGCGATCGCGAGCTTGCCGACGATCGGCCAGAAGTCGGTCTCGCCGCTCAGCACCACCGAGACGATCGCGAGGTAGATCGCGATGAAGATGTCTTCGACGACGGTGACGCCGAGGATCATCGGTGTCTCTTTGTTGGCGAGCCGCTTCAGCTCGATGAGCAGCTTGGTGACGATGGCGCTGGAGGAGGTGGCCGTCATCCCAGCCACGATGAGCGCCTCACGGGTGCCCCAGCCGAGCATGAACCCGAACGCGAGGCCGACACCCATGTTGACGACGATGTACGAACCGCCGGAGATGATGAGTTTGCCGAAGTTGCCGAAGAACTCGTCTTGATC contains the following coding sequences:
- a CDS encoding glycerophosphodiester phosphodiesterase family protein, which gives rise to MRAHTAPLVIGHRGASGYRPEHTRAAYELAFALGADAVEPDLVATKDGVLVLRHENEISGTTDVATHPEFADRRTTKEIDGARLTGWFTEDFTWAELATLRARERLAGVRQASSTFDGRYPILRMRDLFDIVDRASQDVARLLGIVAELKHATYFESIGLPLDELFSAELAEAGWADNPELVVESFEKTVLGQLYRRGHRGRRVYLLEAAGAPADRVAALGSAAPAYSDDLTAMGLYALASAAPADRVDGISVETSLLLPTKRVPAAPDDDEALAFDLVDSAHSAGLGVYCWTLRPENAFLPPEFRVGELTSAWGDWAEMYSAVLRSGVDGVFADHPDLAVAVRDGH
- the guaA gene encoding glutamine-hydrolyzing GMP synthase, whose product is MSTEPAATRPVLVVDFGAQYAQLIARRVREASVYSEIVPHTVTAAEVAAKNPVGIVLSGGPSSVYEEGAPQFDSAIFDLGVPVLGICYGFQVMATALGGEVAHTGQREYGSTDVTVTDAASHGAGSLLAGQPDEQTAWMSHGDSVSRAPEGFQVLASTASTPVAAFANDERKLYGVQWHPEVKHSAHGQAVLENFLHRAAGIPADWNSGNVIADQVAAIRAQVGSGKVICGLSGGVDSAVAAALVHKAVGDQLVCVFVDHGLLRKDERRQVEEDYVKATGVRLVTIDAEKQFLDALAGVSDPETKRKIIGREFIRTFEQAQSDLIAEAASEGDPIRFLVQGTLYPDVVESGGGTGTANIKSHHNVGGLPEDLQFELVEPLRTLFKDEVRAIGRELGLPEVIVGRQPFPGPGLGIRIVGEVTHERLELLRDADAIVRAELTAAGLDAEIWQCPVVLLADVRSVGVQGDGRTYGHPIVLRPVSSEDAMTADWTRLPYDVLAKISNRITNEVDGVNRVVLDVTSKPPGTIEWE
- a CDS encoding Bax inhibitor-1/YccA family protein; protein product: MSTSNPAFSRTPAFQSGATAATLSAENLQEMYESPSANAVDTDRMTVEDTVVKTAISFGVLLVGALIGWVVPVLWIPAAIVGLVLAFVNIFKNRKKPSPALTLAYAGAQGVFIGGISVFYESEWGGIVLQAVIGTVVVVGVTLALFASGKIRASAKATKVFFIAMIGYLLFSVINMILVWTGANSDPWGLSGSVKIFGIPLGLVIGVLVVIMCAYSLVLDFDAIQQGVKNRAPRVWGWAGAFGIMVTVIWLYFELLRLFAIARN
- a CDS encoding FUSC family protein produces the protein MPTAGVSASPAPVSIEVGARAALAVAVPLLILLAVDRLDLAAYATFGAFTALYGRNEPYRLRIRSVSVAGVALLVAIALGVLVALAGEPLWLLIPALLVVVAAGILLAATFQLLPAQPLFFVFALLVCGAIPTPGSEVGLRLGLAAAAAAFSWLLTMSGWGVRHLRARADARRASHVSRESAPSDSAPSDSPNGTVGAQLFKDLTRRPVVDRGAVRDGRVWLAIAQNVVGVVIAGGVALLFGLGHAYWAVVSLVAVIPPARAAHSISRAVHRVVGTVAGVVATVVLLFWSPSPIVIIVIIVVCQLFAEILVGRHYGAALVFVTPMALSVSHLVSPVPLGVLAVDRVLETALGAAVGMLLVLGASWFEREGRLRRSQG
- a CDS encoding SURF1 family cytochrome oxidase biogenesis protein, whose amino-acid sequence is MMLRPRWIGALVLCLALAAGFAALGQWQLERAIESGKVIDAPSETVLPLAQVAKPNGPIEEKATGQYVTFTGSFVPTDYQLLEGRLNYGTAGWWVVAHVTVQGDDADGHPVAMAVARGWAADKATAESVLARLANEPQTSQTIVGRLLPTEAPVVPTDKAHPTVMSTMSAAALYNLWTGVDGTDVFSAYVVERTPPEGLVKIDSPPPIQGSTLNWLNIFYAAEWIVFAGFAIFFWFRLVKDAKEKEDELRELEREPAARL
- a CDS encoding cation:proton antiporter — translated: MHLGEDLIILGILLLVAYVLGRLGKLIGLPAIPIYMLVGLLASPHTGWFPLNFESNYIELIAIFGLILLLFNLGLEFDQDEFFGNFGKLIISGGSYIVVNMGVGLAFGFMLGWGTREALIVAGMTATSSSAIVTKLLIELKRLANKETPMILGVTVVEDIFIAIYLAIVSVVLSGETDFWPIVGKLAIAFTFLVVMFTIARWGGRYVSRLFHTKDDELFTILFFGFAVLFAGIGEVLGVTDAIGAFLIGLVLGATKYRKKIEQIAIPLRDVFAAFFFLNFGLALNPAKFPDVVVPVLLAVVLTIVLNILAGQFVAWLNGMGAQAGINTTVILQNRGEFALILATLSLSAGLDERIQPFAGLYVLIMAVIGPLLAANSEKIGGMILRTGKSSKKKRSATKERDPMLDEEIALVEAATADLESDKHSDDTRQAIDRVVDQAMQQQDITGDRKRD
- a CDS encoding DUF3817 domain-containing protein, giving the protein MPLAPKPEDFPKIRGALKFYQVFAYVTGIMLLLLCVEMVIKYILGYQLFAFSNYGVFAFVPVKTAVAPTGVDLSTGILIAHGWLYVVYLFSDFRLWSLMRWNAVKFVEIALGGVIPFLSFFVEARISKQVKSYLAGREAEEATLVEASN
- a CDS encoding ATP-dependent helicase, which translates into the protein MTSLSDPGPSPTPAVPSATPIILDGWPSGGDAGAGSARGAGSARGSGAEGGDAAKERLFAGLNPQQRVAAEYRGAALLIVAGAGSGKTSVLTRRIAGLIESREAWPSQVLAITFTNKAAAEMRERVEALLGGAAQGMWISTFHSACVRILRREAETIGKTNSFTIYDSGDSRALLKRIIKGLDADTLGFTVAGAANRISKLKNELTDIETYARTANLSDPQEVMFLEIFRQYTRQLRSANAFDFDDLIAETVFLFRAFPKTAALYQRRFRHILVDEYQDTNHAQYSLIRELTMPIAPAIADELEAQGHHVESMRDAVGVIPGASLTVVGDSDQSIYAFRGADIRNIVEFERDFPGAKVVLLEQNYRSTQNILSAANSVIANNFDRKDKKLWTAVGDGEKIVGFTGYSGHDEAQFVADEIEKLHGGGMAYKDIAVFYRTNAQTRALEEIFIRSALPYRIMGGTKFYERAEIKDAMAYLITVANPDDMLALRRILNTPKRGIGPATETQLGSYADDNGVTFRQAMRDAGSLGLGPKVTAAILQLSALLDEAAAMIDPANPAGVSAVADILSFLLDRSGYLDVLRNSRDPQDEARAENVDELVAVTREFARNNPDGGLVDFLTEVSLVAAADEIDDSSGTVSLMTLHTAKGLEYDAVFLTGIEEDLLPHRMSANEPGGPAEERRLFYVGITRAKKRLFLSLAMTRAQFGETAVAMPSRYLQEIPADLIEWKQSPGMANGRGGTQSRALNARKPGLAGGTGSRWNDSLTSSGFSSGAASRPKAEWPNRVTGQVRDNGDLELVSGDRIRHTDFGDGRVTNVTGEGAKRVAHVQFEKVGAKKLLIKIAPIEKL